A stretch of the Veillonella parvula DSM 2008 genome encodes the following:
- the nadD gene encoding nicotinate-nucleotide adenylyltransferase, with protein MVDKRRIGIIGGTFNPIHLGHLMIAEVACESFNLEKVIFVPAHIPPHKQYDVIDSHHRYAMTAAAVSDNPNFEISDVEMRREGPSYTVDTIQYFKKLYGPTVEFYFIAGTDTIRALPTWKFIDELIDEVHFIGATRPDGSSAIDSTLDELGSKAREKIHVMEVPEMKLSATYLRERLRSGKTVRYMLPKCVVDYIEENHIYGKE; from the coding sequence TAATCCCATTCATTTAGGTCATCTAATGATTGCAGAGGTGGCTTGTGAAAGCTTTAATTTAGAAAAGGTTATCTTTGTACCTGCTCATATTCCACCACATAAGCAATATGATGTGATAGATAGTCATCATCGCTATGCTATGACGGCGGCCGCAGTTTCGGATAATCCAAATTTTGAAATTTCTGATGTAGAGATGCGCCGAGAAGGCCCTTCGTATACCGTTGATACGATTCAATATTTTAAAAAACTATATGGTCCTACTGTTGAATTTTACTTTATTGCAGGGACTGATACTATTCGTGCATTACCGACTTGGAAATTTATAGATGAACTTATAGATGAGGTTCATTTTATTGGAGCTACTAGGCCAGATGGATCAAGTGCTATTGATTCTACTTTGGATGAGTTAGGATCTAAAGCACGTGAAAAAATACATGTTATGGAAGTGCCTGAAATGAAATTGTCTGCTACGTATTTACGAGAGCGCTTACGGTCTGGAAAGACAGTTCGTTATATGTTGCCTAAATGTGTAGTGGATTATATAGAAGAAAACCATATATATGGGAAGGAATAA